One genomic window of Chanos chanos chromosome 13, fChaCha1.1, whole genome shotgun sequence includes the following:
- the fkbp4 gene encoding peptidyl-prolyl cis-trans isomerase FKBP4, whose product MTAEELTNEGQSIAIEGEDITPKKDGGVLKLIKKEGTGTELPMTGDKVFVHYVGTLLDGTQFDSSRDRGEKFSFELGKGQVIKAWDIGVATMRIGEICQLICKPEYAYGAAGSPPKIPPNATLVFQVELFEFHGEDITEDEDGGIIRRIVTKGEGYTKPNEGASVEVCVEGVHEGRVFDQRELKFEIGDGESLNLPPGVEKALQAMEQGEEALFTIKPKYGYGSKGNVQFNIPGGATLQYKLKLKAFEKAKESWEMNTKEKLEQSSIVKEKGTQYFKDGKYRQAAVQYKKIVSWLEHESGLEGEEQEKARTLRLAAHLNLAMCYLKLQEGSPAYENCNKALELDENNEKALFRRGEALFVMKEFDRARADFQRVTQLYPANKAAKSQVLLCQKHMKEQHEKDKRLYANMFQKFAERDAKREAEQQKEKKENGSEMEVEENGAQEQTA is encoded by the exons CTGATAAAGAAAGAGGGCACGGGCACAGAGCTGCCCATGACGGGCGATAAGGTGTTCGTCCATTATGTTGGCACTCTGCTGGACGGGACCCAGTTTGACTCCAGTCGGGACCGTGGAGAGAAATTCTCCTTTGAGCTGGGCAAAG GTCAGGTGATCAAAGCATGGGACATTGGCGTGGCCACGATGCGGATTGGTGAGATATGTCAGCTGATCTGTAAGCCAGAGTACGCATACGGCGCCGCAGGCAGCCCCCCCAAAATCCCACCCAACGCCACTCTGGTCTTTCAG GTGGAGTTGTTTGAGTTTCACGGTGAAGATATTACTGAAGATGAGGATGGTGGAATTATTCGCAGAATCGTCACAAAAGGAGAGGGCTACACTAAACCCAACGAGGGAGCATCTGTAGAGG tgtgtgtggagggtgtgcATGAGGGGCGAGTCTTTGACCAGCGGGAACTGAAGTTTGAgattggagatggagagagtctTAACCTGCCCCCTGGAGTAGAGAAAGCTCTGCAAGCCATGGAGCAGGGAGAGGAGGCCTTATTCACCATTAAACCAAA gtatggCTATGGGAGTAAAGGCAATGTCCAGTTTAACATTCCAGGTGGAGCTACATTGCAGtacaaactcaaactcaaagcATTTGAGAAG gcCAAGGAATCATGGGAAATGAACACAAAAGAGAAACTGGAGCAGAGTAGCATTGTGAAGGAGAAAGGCACCCAATATTTTAAA gATGGCAAATACAGGCAGGCAGCTGTGCAGTATAAGAAAATTGTTTCCTGGTTGGAACACGAATCCGGCCTTGAGGGGGAGGAGCAAGAAAAAGCCCGAACACTGCGGTTGGCTGCTCACCTCAACCTTGCCATGTGCTATCTCAAACTGCAAGAGGGAAGCCCCGCCTATGAGAACTGCAACAAG GCGCTGGAGTTGGACGAGAACAATGAGAAAGCCCTGTTCCGTCGAGGGGAAGCGCTATTTGTGATGAAGGAATTTGATAGGGCGAGAGCAGACTTTCAACGTGTCACTCAGTTGTATCCAGCCAATAAGGCCGCAAAGAGCCAAGTGCTGCTGTGTCAGAAACACATGAAGGAGCAACACGAGAAAGACAAGCGTCTCTACGCCAACATGTTCCAGAAATTTGCAGAGCGAGACGCCAAG AGGGAGGCGGAGCagcagaaggagaagaaggagaacgGGAGTGAAATGGAGGTGGAAGAGAACGGGGCCCAGGAACAAACAGcataa